The following proteins come from a genomic window of Pseudochaenichthys georgianus chromosome 19, fPseGeo1.2, whole genome shotgun sequence:
- the foxj1b gene encoding forkhead box protein J1-B, which produces MAGENFKCQFEDLLVTVRKTERMPVLTSPDIANKFQEKWLAVFPEDQATGPDSVPMDDSLTSLHWLQNFSIINADPERPNGSGTGCPSSDLFLKRLPRGGTDSPSSPPAGDTASTGMPLYLGSPVTSGSDSGPRFIDCVHPGHGYAQIPIQASPPAEVDYKTNPKVKPPYSYASLICMAMQARKQPKVTLSTIYNWITENFCYYRHAEPSWQNSIRHNLSLNKCFKKVPRQKDEPGKGGFWQIDPQYADMFVNGIFKRRRMSANSYNNNSGPHRQSKLSYHSVQNVCPYEGGKRKHLPAKSDKLMRATESPLLATDAHKADILRGDFDLASVFDDVLGGNCSTFEDLDINTALSALGCETEVSLQGRQHPGRWCNGGDILGNQYLSHHQPYGYLDMSGASLDCSIGEIHVPQQLHPDQDQLMHHHQHLQQFDETSTLFPEEVVPWENIKEEEQAIPLTLDQGFGLCEGFFSEMQPWERVEAYL; this is translated from the exons ATGGCAGGAG AGAACTTTAAATGCCAATTTGAAGATCTTCTGGTCACCGTGCGTAAAACAGAAAGGATGCCGGTTCTGACAAGCCCCGATATTGCCAACAAGTTCCAGGAGAAATGGCTGGCGGTGTTCCCGGAGGACCAGGCCACCGGGCCGGACTCGGTCCCCATGGATGACAGCCTCACCAGCCTCCACTGGCTGCAGAATTTCTCCATCATCAACGCGGACCCGGAGCGACCCAACGGATCCGGAACGGGCTGCCCGTCCTCGGACCTTTTCCTCAAGCGGCTCCCCAGGGGAGGCACCGACTCTCCGTCCAGCCCCCCCGCCGGGGACACTGCCTCCACCGGGATGCCTCTGTACCTCGGCAGCCCCGTGACCTCCGGCAGCGACTCGGGACCGCGCTTCATAGACTGCGTACATCCAGGACACGGTTACGCGCAGATCCCCATCCAGGCCAGCCCGCCTGCGGAGGTCGACTACAAAACCAACCCTAAAGTCAAACCTCCTTACTCCTACGCGTCCCTCATCTGCATGGCGATGCAGGCCAGAAAACAGCCCAAAGTGACTCTGTCCACCATCTACAACTGGATCACGGAGAATTTCTGCTACTACAGACACGCAGAGCCCAGCTGGCAG AACTCCATCCGGCACAACCTGTCCCTCAACAAGTGTTTCAAGAAGGTCCCGAGGCAGAAAGACGAGCCGGGGAAAGGGGGCTTCTGGCAGATCGACCCGCAGTACGCAGACATGTTCGTCAACGGCATCTTCAAGCGCAGGAGGATGTCTGCTAACAGCTACAACAATAATAGTGGCCCCCACAGACAGAGCAAACTGAGTTATCACAGCGTCCAAAACGTCTGCCCTTACGAAGGCGGGAAGCGGAAGCACTTACCGGCGAAGAGCGACAAGCTGATGAGGGCGACGGAGTCTCCTCTTTTAGCGACGGACGCTCACAAAGCGGACATCCTGAGGGGCGACTTCGACCTGGCATCCGTGTTCGACGACGTCCTCGGCGGGAACTGTAGCACCTTCGAGGATTTGGACATCAACACGGCACTGAGCGCCTTGGGGTGTGAGACGGAGGTTTCCCTGCAGGGGAGGCAGCATCCGGGGAGATGGTGCAACGGAGGGGACATCTTAGGGAACCAGTACCTGAGCCACCACCAACCCTACGGGTACTTGGATATGAGCGGGGCGTCCCTGGACTGCAGTATCGGGGAGATCCACGTGCCGCAGCAGCTGCATCCGGACCAGGATCAGCTGATGCATCACCATCAACACCTGCAGCAGTTCGATGAGACGTCGACGCTGTTCCCAGAGGAGGTGGTGCCCTGGGAGAACATTAAGGAAGAGGAGCAGGCGATTCCTCTGACTCTGGATCAGGGCTTCGGGCTGTGCGAGGGTTTCTTCTCAGAGATGCAGCCATGGGAGCGAGTGGAGGCCtatctgtga